One region of Primulina tabacum isolate GXHZ01 chromosome 1, ASM2559414v2, whole genome shotgun sequence genomic DNA includes:
- the LOC142507891 gene encoding uncharacterized protein LOC142507891: MRDRIREVQSSDEELQKWRPRDQSKGRKLNYEEDGIVRYQDRLWVPSGDSLRKVIMKEVHNSTHSSWHETSICKNCIGGRAMKRVFANTQVKAEHQTLAGKLKPVPIPELKLENITIDFVVGLPRTIRGFNAIWLPLVEVTYNNSYQSFIAMDSYEELYGRNCRSSIHWDEVFERVEFGPDLIKQTTELVVKIRDRMKTAQSRQKSYADKWRRELEFAVGDHLFVKVAPMKGVMRIGKKGKLSPRFIGLFEILEKIGTLAYRVALPPMLVGVHNVFHILMLLKYMSNPSHVLNHEPL; this comes from the exons ATGAGGGATAGAATCCGTGAAGTCCAATCTTCTGATGAGGAATTACAAAAATGGAGACCGAGAGACCAGTCTAAGGGTCGGAAGCTGAATTATGAGGAGGATGGCATAGTTCGATACCAAgatcgactatgggttcctagtggcgaTTCACTGAGAAaggttattatgaaggaagTTCACAATAGTACTCATTCATCCT GGCATGAAACGAGTATTTGCAAAaactgtattggtggccgggcaatGAAACGAGTATTTGCAAAcact caagttaaggcagagcatcagacaTTAGCAGGGAAGCTTAAGCCAGTTCCTATTCCCGAGTTGAAATTGGAAAATATTACCATTGATTTTGTAGTGGGATTGCCAAGGACTATCAGGGGATTCAacgccatttgg ttacctctagtggaggtcacttataataatagctaccaGTCATTTATAGCTATGGATTCTTACGAGGAACTTTACGGGAGGAATTGTAGATCATCGATACACTGGGACGAGGTTTTTGAAAGAGTAGAATTTGGTCCAGACTTGATCAAGCAGACAAcggagcttgtagtcaaaatccgagataggatgaagactgctcaaAGCCGCCAGAAAAGCTACGCTGATAAGTGGCGAAGGGagctagagtttgcagtaggtgaCCACCTGTTTGTgaaagtagcacctatgaagggtgttatgagaatTGGTAAGAAAGGCAAACTCAGTCCAAGGTTCATAGGGCTATTTGAGATTTTAGAGaagattgggacactagcttatagagtggcgttgccaccaaTGCTAGTTGGAGTGCATAATGTATTCCATATCTTGATGCTGctaaagtacatgtcgaatccttcacatgtactgaatCATGAACCTCTGTAG